A window of the Ignavibacteriota bacterium genome harbors these coding sequences:
- a CDS encoding MSMEG_6728 family protein, protein MQTFLISPNPIDTAKILDDKRLFKQIVEGNQIANCLLVKETRWKNHPAVRMWKGYEFFLVNKYIDAMIYQWAIIKKHKAEKSIITHNFHKFIIKDYELQEPFWFSEEFFLTHKSNLIRKNPNYYRPIFGYNIPDNLSYIWDKR, encoded by the coding sequence ATGCAAACATTTCTTATTTCTCCAAATCCTATAGATACAGCAAAAATATTAGATGATAAAAGATTATTTAAACAAATTGTCGAAGGAAATCAAATAGCAAATTGTTTATTAGTTAAAGAAACTAGGTGGAAGAATCATCCAGCTGTTAGAATGTGGAAAGGTTATGAGTTTTTTTTAGTAAATAAATATATTGATGCTATGATTTATCAATGGGCAATTATTAAAAAACATAAGGCAGAAAAATCAATAATTACACATAATTTTCATAAATTTATAATTAAAGATTATGAATTACAAGAACCATTCTGGTTTTCTGAAGAATTCTTTCTTACTCACAAATCAAATTTAATTCGTAAGAACCCAAATTATTATAGACCCATATTTGGATATAATATTCCAGATAATCTTTCTTATATTTGGGATAAAAGATGA